Genomic window (Roseivirga sp. 4D4):
AGCAGAGAACTTCATGCCCGCCTGACCACTTAAAGGGTCATTGAATGAGTGTACCGCACCGGCTGAGGAAATAATTGGTGCTCCAATACCTGCTCCTGTAATTGGGTAGGTTCGGAAGGTATTATTTCCATATTCATGGACTAGCAGCCATGAACCACCACCACCATCTAGTGCAACTATCTTTTCGGTGCTTCTGGTGAATAATATTTGATCTTTGATGACAACATCTCCACGGCCATTGTCCTCTTTCATATCCACTACACTGAACTTGACCTCAAAGGTGTTATCACCATAGACCTCCTTGGTTGTAAACAGATAGTACTGTGTATCATCATCTATAAAGGGAACGATAATCACCGCTTGGGTTGAGGTACTATCTCCACCTATTTCAGTACCATTAGGCATTACATTATTCTCACGGTTCCAAACCCTAGAGCCATTGGTGTAGAAGAGTACATCACCATTGGCATCTGATATGGTCGAGGTACCGGCCGGTGCATTCATAGCATGAGGTGTGGTAATACTCCGGGGAGGTGGGTCCAGCCCATCTTCCTCGTTAAAGTCAATTCCTGCACCATCACCGAAATACCAGATATTGGCAGTAGTACTTTCATCTGCATATACATCTACTTGTGCTTCTGCGTATATCGGACAGCCCGTAGTGGGAGTAATCACCACCCAATAATCGCCTGCTTCAGTTACGTTGATCGTTGAGGTAGTTTCGCCAGTACTCCAGAGATATTCAAATGGGCCACCTGAGGCGCCACCTTGTTGTCCCTGACCTCCTTGTTCTGGTTCTGCATTCAGTTCGAGTGTTTCGCCCTCACAAATTGTGGTATCTGGTAATTGTACTTGCAGATCATTTTCAAGGATTTGTCGCATTACCGTATTCGATCGAACGGTTTCGCCATTGATGGTTACAGACAGTGTTGCGGACAACAGTCCGGCTTCCTCAAAGGACATGATGGGGGCCTGTTCCGTGGAGGTCAATCCAAAGGGCTGAAACTCCCAGAAATACTCTGTAGGGATTGCAGTGGAAGGCTCAATCATTGGGAAGAACTGAACCGGATTGTTCATACAAAGATCGCCTGCGGGAAGCACCGCTGTGACCAAAGGCGTTATTTCCGCCTCTGGGCTGAATTGGCTAAAATAATTTGAATTGACATCAGCACCGTTAAAGAGAGCACTTTCATAGTCAACTAATGCAATGGCACTGTCTGGTTCGTTTACTCTTGCCAGAAAGCGACTTCCGCCCGGTGTGTCTCTATAAATGTGATAAATTGTGCTGTCTGGTGCCAGCAACAAACTCATACTCTCATCGACCGGGTTGCTAAGGAGGGTATCTAAGGGAGCATCATCCCGAATGTCGCGCATGTTAAACCGGTAGACATTGCCATTGGTCGCAGTGTTTCGACTAAAATAGAGGTACTGACCTGTTGCCGACCAACCTGCGGAGCCGCCAAAGGTATTACCCGGAACGAAAGTGTTGAGCAATATTCTTTCAAAATCAATGGATTGGCCCGTTTCGGTGAACCGTATGATCTGAATATTTGAATTGTTCGATGGGACAATGGCAATCTGGCCACTCAATTGGTGATAGGCAAAGTGAAGGGCTTCAATCGGGGTTGTCAATGTTAAATCATCAACCATTGTGAATGTTCCATTTGGCTCTGGAATACTGTGTATTTCAATGGCTCCAGAACTAGAGTTCTGCGAAACCAACCAAAACTGAGTCATGTCCCTTGATCCGATCGTGATCATTCCATTACCTCTGGAGGTAATACCAGAAGCTATATTTTTACCTATACTGATAACTTCTCCGGCAGGTGGTCCATCTGTTCTATTTCCTTGTACACTGCGATCAATAACCGTATATCTGATCTCTCCAGTGGCATTTTTGTGAAATAGGTAGTAGAGGTTTTCGTTTCCAGCGCCAGGTACCGGACTGGTACTCATGGCCTGAATTCCATTTGGGTCCGTCAGAATACCATTGCCATTTTGCATTACCTGATTGGTGGCATCATAGATATTGATACCGTCAGAATAGAAGATTAAGTCGCCAGAAGTGGGGTCGGTGGCGGTAACTTTTTCACCAATATTGTTTTGTGGGACTTTTCCTGGGCTTAATGTTGGTCGCGCAGCAGGACCTTTCCCAAAGATCAACGCCTGATTGTCACCAGAAAAATACCAGTTGTTTCGGGTGAAATCTTGCCCCTTGGCCACTAGGGAAACAAGAATACAAGTGAGTAGTAGTACAACCTTTAGCTTTCTGTGCACGATAATTCTTTCTTTCTGGTAAACACCAAGGTAAATCGATACCCTTATTACGCGTTTGGCTCAGTTTTTATTATATTCAACGCCTTATATAAGAAGCCCTAAGATAACGGAAAACTTCTTTGAGGAAACGTTGTCTGAATAAATAGATTCTTCAATTTTTGCCAACGAAATATATTGGCGCAAGGGTCGTTAGGGGTTTAATTGTTTAAAAGATAGATGAGAAGAATTTGTTCTTTAATGATAGGCTTGTTTGCCATTTGTGCTTCAATGGAGTTGAAAGCACAAGACCCGCAATTTTCTCAGTTCTATGCAGCTCCTTTATATATCAATCCGGCTTTTACCGGTGCATCCCAGTTCACCCGGTTTGGAGTAAACTATAGAAGCCAGTGGCCTAATCTCGATGCTTCTTTTGAGACATTCTCGTTTTATGCCGATCACTTTGTAGAAAAATACAACAGTGGAATAGGCCTGATCCTGACTACAGATAGAGAGGGGAGAGAAGGTTTAAGGTCTACAAGCATCGGTTTTAGCTATGCCTATCAACTCCAGTTGGGAGATAATCTGATGTTTAGACCTGGGATTCAATATAGCTTGTTTAATAGGAGTGCTGGTTTCCAGGATTTGGTTTTTGCAAATCAAATTGATCCGGTGAGTGGAGATATCGATCCGACCATCACCGATCCGTCAATTATTGGACAAGACCTTCAAGTGAGTTTTGGAGATATCAGCGTAGGAGGTATGTTCTATTCTAGGAATTTATTTTTAGGAGTTGCTTTACAGCACATTACAGAACCTAATCAGTCACTGATTAATGAGACGAGTCCATTGCCACAGCGATTTACGGTTCATGGCGGATATAAGATATCTCTTGGTAGAGGGCCCCTTAGAAAAGATTTGACCTATACCTATGCCGAAAGAAGTATTACTCCGGTTTTTCAATACAAGTCACAAGGTCCTTTTACTCAATTAGATATAGGGGCTTTTATACACCTAGAACCCATAAACTTTGGTATTCAATACCGAGGTGTTCCATTTAACACCTTTGAGAACTTCCCTAATAACGAAGCCCTGATTTTTACATTAGGAGTCACCACCAATAACTTTAATATCGGTTACAGCTTCGATTATACACTATCGGATTTATCCATAGATGCCGGAGGTGCGCATGAATTCTCACTGTCGTATGTCCTCGATTTTAATAAGCCTCAAATCACACCACGCAGTAGGTGGAGGATTCCGTGTCCTAAAAACTAGACGCAATGATCACTTCTGAGCAGTTACTGTACCTGATTATTGGTATTGTGGTTCTTGACTATATCTTCGATCAAGCTCTTGATTTTATCAATCAAAAACACAGCAAAGCGGAAATCCCTGAAAAATTAAAAGGGATTTATAAAGAAGATGAGTATGCCAAATCGCAGGCCTATCAGAAGACCAGATCTCGCTTTGGTTTCTGGAC
Coding sequences:
- a CDS encoding type IX secretion system membrane protein PorP/SprF, whose protein sequence is MRRICSLMIGLFAICASMELKAQDPQFSQFYAAPLYINPAFTGASQFTRFGVNYRSQWPNLDASFETFSFYADHFVEKYNSGIGLILTTDREGREGLRSTSIGFSYAYQLQLGDNLMFRPGIQYSLFNRSAGFQDLVFANQIDPVSGDIDPTITDPSIIGQDLQVSFGDISVGGMFYSRNLFLGVALQHITEPNQSLINETSPLPQRFTVHGGYKISLGRGPLRKDLTYTYAERSITPVFQYKSQGPFTQLDIGAFIHLEPINFGIQYRGVPFNTFENFPNNEALIFTLGVTTNNFNIGYSFDYTLSDLSIDAGGAHEFSLSYVLDFNKPQITPRSRWRIPCPKN